The Daphnia magna isolate NIES linkage group LG6, ASM2063170v1.1, whole genome shotgun sequence genome segment CTGTAGCTCGACCAGCTCGTTCCTGCAACGCGTTGGTTCTAGTCCGCCAAGCCACTACTTGCTTACGCAATGTGGCATTTTCGGCAGACAGCTCCTCCAGTCGACTGGCGGACTCGTTGTTGTTAGCGCGCAAAGGTTCCAATTCCGCCTCCAGAGCACTGACTTTCACAGTCAGTTCTTCAACCCGACTAACAAGGCCACCCCGTTCATCCCTCAACAACCGGTTACTGTCTGTAAGTGCGTTTAGTGTTTCCAATCTGCGAAGCATTTCTGTATGTTTCTCCGACGTCAACGCAGACGTGGCAGAACGTTCTCGCTCTTGATGTAGGTTAGCCTACGAGAAAGAAGTGACAATAAACATCTAACCTTTTCAACGGAGTGAAATAGATTTATTTACCTGAGCTTCACTCAAATTGCGTTCAGCTTGTTCCAGTTGCGTCTTCAGACGTTGCGTTTCGGCTTCTTGCACTTCAGATCTGGAAATGGCAATCTCCTTTTCGCGCCGTAGGAAGCGAACGAGCTCCAACAATTGATCCGTAGAACGAAGATCTTCTTCGCTAGTGGATGTATTAAGCGACGTGTTTGCATCATCACCACTCTGCGTCCTATACGCAAAATAATATGAATCTTACACGGAAATTTGGATAAGCTACTGCCACATACCTCACAGCTATTTCCTGGCATCGTGTTGCTGCTGCCATGCGTGAACTTAACGTGACAATTTGTTGTTGCATTACGTCAACTTGTTTGTCTAAATCTGAGCAGCGTCGAGCCTTCTCACTAGCTTCCTTCTCCAGCATTTCTTTTTGAGCTTGCCAACTAGTGCGACCGCTGGCAAGTTCAGCCTCAAGTCGAGCTGAAGTTTGTTGAAGGAGCGATAATTGAGAGCGACTTTGTTCTACTTGTTCCCGAATGGCATTTAGCTGTTCCACATCCGCGGCGTGCTGCATCAGTTCCCTTTCATACTTTTCTTGTGCTTCTTTGGCATGCTTCACTTGATCTAATGCTTCTTGACGTGCTTTAGCTTCGGACTCCTCAGCCAACCTAACCTGGTCAGTCAATGAGGCCAGATTGGCTTCGAGCTGTATAATTCGATTCGAAACCTCTTCCGACTGATGAGCCGTTGCGCGACCCAACTGTGCCGCTCCCTCTTCTAGAGTCTGTGAATTTTTGATGATTACTCAAAGggataaaaatgaaatgcaaaGACAAATACCTTAAGTTTATCCAGAGTTTCTTGAAGGTTGCGTGCTAGTTCGGAACGCTCTTCGTTTAATTTTGCCAAATGTTGCTCAGTTTCCTGCTTGAATGCGAGGCCAGCAATGTTGCTCTTATTAAGCTGCTCTTCCATGCTGTCAGCAATTGAGCGATATTGTTCAGATTGTTGGCGAACCAGCTCTAACTGCTCCTGGTACTTGCTCGTTTCCATACGGGCTTCTGCGAGCTGAGCTCGGAGATCTCCAACAAGATCACTATCAGTCGCGACATCCCCGGATGTTGGCGCAGTCGAAAGCAGGCGCGTCACCTGTCCTTTCCTTGTGGGAGATGTTAATCCTGCTCGCGATTCTGCTGCCGTCAGCCGCTCTCTAGCTACAACTAATTGTGCTTCAGCGTTAGCGGCTCTCCCTTCGGCAGCTTTCAAAAGGACTTGATCGGCCAGTATCTTATCTTCGAAGGACTTTACCGTCTCTCGGTAGCGTTGTTCTTCAAGGTCCAGTTTCTTCCGGAGTAATTCGATTTGTTCTTCCAAAGATTTAACGGTATTCTGTAAACGCATATGGGTTTCGCTTTCACCACGTTCTAAATTTAATTTGATCGATTCCAAGTTGGCATGCAGAAGGCTTTGGCTGCGTCGCTCACTTAACAACGCGTTTCTTTCTACTAGAAGACTTTGTTCAGCATCCTTCAGCAATTGCTTCTCTTCTTGAAGCATTGAAATATTTACTTCGGCACGAGCCAACCGTTGTTGAGCATTCATGGCTTCATCTAATAACGGGAAAAAAAGCACGAGGAAATCAAGATTAACAAATTAGCTATTGTAATGAAGTTACCTCGTAGAATAGCAATGCTTTGCTCGTGTTTGGCAACTGTGCATGCATATATCTTGTTCTTGTCTTCTAAGGCGTtaagttgttttttacatGAATCGAAATTGCCCTAGACGAAGCATATTTAACGTCAAAAGATTGTTGTTGGTTGAGTTTTTATATTTCGAAAATTACCTGCAGTAGTTTTTCCTTTGCATCCGCGTATTCTTTGTGGGTGCTTAGTCGAACATTCTGATCTCTTAATTCAGCTAATTGATCTTGAAGAGCCTGGATTTGACTGCCTAACGCAGTCTccctttccttcttttccttgATGACATTCTGAAGTTTCATTTCTTGTTCTTCTAAACGCAGTTTACTCTCATTAAGCTGTACTTCGATGTCCCCTGATCGCGTACTTTCTTGTCTAATAGGTGCCGGAGTTGATGTGACCACATTGCGGAACTTAGCTGGTGACCGAGAATCTCCCAATCCGGCTTCCTATAAGGATAGACATTCAAAATTCATCTTAATAACACATCTTAATACACGTTGAAATTCCTTCTGAATAACATGTTATTTATCTATTGGTCACCTGCAGTAGTATGCGGTACATATCACGCTGCTGGATGACGCTTTCCATCAGTTCCTCGTGACGCCTGATAAAAATATTTCATGAAAAATTTACTGTGGGACAATGATCTACTTAAATACCTTCGGGTATCTCGTAGGTGATCAACTTCCGACAAAGCATTTTCTAAAGCCTGCTGGATTTTGGCTGTTTTGGTATCAATCTCGCCCTGTTCCGCTGCATCCTGTTTTTCGGTTACTTCACGAAGGGCTGTTAGCAACATCTGATTTTTCTGTTGAAGCTCCTCGACGTCGCGGAACGTTACTAAATGACGGCTAATTACCGCGGCAGCCGATCCTTCGCTGGACGACACCTGGTCGTCATCAACGGGTTCTTCGCGTAATCTGTTTCCTCTGAGCTCTTCGGTCTCACGAATAAGCAAACAAACTTGTTTGCTCAGATCTGCAACTTGTTTTTCAAATCGCTGTGAATTACGTTGTGCTTGTCCCAGCATACGACGAGCTTCAAGCGCGTTTTCTTTCTCCGTTTCAGCTTCCTGAACGGCTAAATCAAGTTGTCTCGTTAAATTTGCAACcatttcaattgatttttcGTGGTCTTCCCGCTGACGAGCTATAGTAGGCGCACGGTCTTCTAATTCCTTTAGAAAAACGATGCTTTACTTGGAATTACATAATCCtattttctacttaaattccATACCTGAAGAATCTGGTCAATATAGCTAtttaatttcttattttcttcttctttgaataACATTTGTTCAGAAACAGACACATACTGGCTGTATATTTGGGTTAAGGTCATTCCTGACTTCAGCAATCTAAAGATTTTGTAACATGTTTAATTAATGCGATGACGAAAATAAAGAGTACATACTATCCTACCGTGAGGCTGCAGCAGCTGAAGGCGACATTGCTTCAATGTTTTCTGCAGTCATCAAACGCGATTTGCTGGGGTCAAGCAAGTTATTGGCACACTCAAGTTCTTTTTTCAGTTCTATGTTTGATTCAGAACTTTTCTCTAGCTGATCCTTTAAGTGATCGATCTGTGCCTTGGATTCCGTTTCCAGGTTACCAAACCGAGCTGACGCATCACGAAGAAGCCTTTGTAACTCTTCGGTAGTCTTGGTAAGTTCGTCAGCTTTGGCTTGGGCGTCTTCGCTTGACGCCTTATACAGCTCACAAAGTCTCATCTGTGACCTGAGCTCATTTCTAGGGAATTGAAAATAACAGATCTTAAatgtaaatacatttttttttcatgtcaaATTTGTCGTACCTGTGATTTTCAGACATCTTCATTTCTGTTTCACCAAGTTCCTTCACCTTATCATTCAGTTCTTTAATGTGTCTTTCATGGCCCTCAATCGTGGCTGTTAGCTCACCGATAGATTTTTGCGCAATCCGCAACTAGAGATAGGTTTCACCGGATAGGTTATTTATCTTTGCTTAATGGTACGAACGGGATTTACTacctcttctattttttcggACACATCTGATTGCAGTTCTAATACTTTTGAGGTTTTCTCACGCCTGATCATCATAACCTCCTTAGTTCGGGATTCAAGTTCATCTTGTAATAGTCTTTGTTGTCGAACGATAAGTTCTCGTTCTTGGTTTAACCTTTTCTCTCTAAatatttaagtaaaaatttcaCTTTACCTTTATCTTAGTTATAACCATAATATTAAAACATACTTATATTCTAAAGCAAGCTGTTGGCTATTGAGTTCTTCCGTTTTAATAAGAGCTtctgatttttctttgttggcGTGAACAAGTTGATCAGTCAAAGACTTTAGTTCTCCTGTAAGCCTATCCAAGTCGTCATTTCTTCTTGAAAGCAGAGAAttaagattttctttttcttctaaaagTGATTCCTTCTCTTTACTCCATTCTTGATGAGAAGCTTCAAGTCTAAAACAGATTTTGAATTAAACCATGATAAGAGTTGCTCTGCAAGAAGACATACAAAGCCAATTTTGAGCTGACAAGTTTGAGTTGTTCTTGTGAGGATATAAGATCAGCATCAACCTTAGCTTTTGCATCTGTCAATTCTTGTATAAgtatttcttcctttttcccCTGATCTTGCAGCTGCTGAAGTTGTGAATCCAACTCAAAACACTGTTGTTCTGTTACGGTAAACaactcttttaaaaatttcaacttCATTTGTTATTGTAATCAATACTTACCAGACTGGGTTTGAAGCTTTGCTAATTTAATATTCAACTGACTGAAATCATTTTCGTGCTTTTTCAACACCTCTTCTAACTTGAACTTTATCGTGTCATTcagatttttaaattcatcGTCCGATAAAACTACTGACAAGAGGCTAACGGTCGCCATTGGATAGGacctttaaaaattttcacaataaaaattttccaggTGAGTTTCCGTCTATCATTTACAATCGGTATTTACCTCGCCGGGGAGAATGTTAAGATTACCAGAAATTGTGGACAGGATGTCTGGGCTTGGCGAGAGCGTGAGTAAAATTTGTAGACTAAAGTTTTTCGTCGTAAGTCCTCAAATGTGGGCATCAAAATCTAAGAACGTTGCCAGATTTTATCTTTACAATCGGTTTTCGCCGTATCGgcatggtgtaaaagggaggtgtaccaactcttcagttaagaagggtATCTCAGCTGAAGCCTCTTCGTGGTACAAGGTTATCTATCGCCAGAGACGCCTGGTGGCCGATCttgaactaaatgaaaaacccacttgaaaaatattctaagtccaaaaCAGTGGATCCATCCCTATCGGCATTCGCTACGGCCTATGGCAATAAGAtggcatttcaaaattaatgttattatctttcttgtttggaaaaaaaaatatttcaagtacTGTATGATCACactcaatatttaaaaagaaattaaaagatagTTTAAGTATTACTTTGTATTAAATTTCTTGTATGGGCATTTTTGGCCAGTTTGAAACTCGCCTGGACTgttgtttgttctttggacaataaaacatctttcaaacgtttagattcaaaataatATCTCACTTTTACATACTCCATTATTAAAGTTCCCATATTACAATGGCGATGAGTATCACAAAAAGGGGCAGTACATTGGTTAATTTAACTTTTGCTATACACTCTTGGAATGTATCAGTGATATAAATATGATTAAGTGACTTAAAGTGGTTTGAGACAACTTTTTCAATTGCGCACAAAGTTTGGTACATTGACAGGGTGACAAACACCAGTCCACCTTTGGTTCGAGCTCTCGTGTATGCATCTGCGTCAAAATCACTTGGTAGATCTGCTTCTTTGGTAATTACGGTCTGTCTGCATGCCTCACACTCGAAAaggttttctctcgttttcacCATGTAACCTGCTACATCGTATATGA includes the following:
- the LOC116925532 gene encoding nucleoprotein TPR isoform X2, yielding MATVSLLSVVLSDDEFKNLNDTIKFKLEEVLKKHENDFSQLNIKLAKLQTQSEQQCFELDSQLQQLQDQGKKEEILIQELTDAKAKVDADLISSQEQLKLVSSKLALLEASHQEWSKEKESLLEEKENLNSLLSRRNDDLDRLTGELKSLTDQLVHANKEKSEALIKTEELNSQQLALEYKEKRLNQERELIVRQQRLLQDELESRTKEVMMIRREKTSKVLELQSDVSEKIEELRIAQKSIGELTATIEGHERHIKELNDKVKELGETEMKMSENHRNELRSQMRLCELYKASSEDAQAKADELTKTTEELQRLLRDASARFGNLETESKAQIDHLKDQLEKSSESNIELKKELECANNLLDPSKSRLMTAENIEAMSPSAAAASRLLKSGMTLTQIYSQYVSVSEQMLFKEEENKKLNSYIDQILQELEDRAPTIARQREDHEKSIEMVANLTRQLDLAVQEAETEKENALEARRMLGQAQRNSQRFEKQVADLSKQVCLLIRETEELRGNRLREEPVDDDQVSSSEGSAAAVISRHLVTFRDVEELQQKNQMLLTALREVTEKQDAAEQGEIDTKTAKIQQALENALSEVDHLRDTRRRHEELMESVIQQRDMYRILLQEAGLGDSRSPAKFRNVVTSTPAPIRQESTRSGDIEVQLNESKLRLEEQEMKLQNVIKEKKERETALGSQIQALQDQLAELRDQNVRLSTHKEYADAKEKLLQGNFDSCKKQLNALEDKNKIYACTVAKHEQSIAILRDEAMNAQQRLARAEVNISMLQEEKQLLKDAEQSLLVERNALLSERRSQSLLHANLESIKLNLERGESETHMRLQNTVKSLEEQIELLRKKLDLEEQRYRETVKSFEDKILADQVLLKAAEGRAANAEAQLVVARERLTAAESRAGLTSPTRKGQVTRLLSTAPTSGDVATDSDLVGDLRAQLAEARMETSKYQEQLELVRQQSEQYRSIADSMEEQLNKSNIAGLAFKQETEQHLAKLNEERSELARNLQETLDKLKTLEEGAAQLGRATAHQSEEVSNRIIQLEANLASLTDQVRLAEESEAKARQEALDQVKHAKEAQEKYERELMQHAADVEQLNAIREQVEQSRSQLSLLQQTSARLEAELASGRTSWQAQKEMLEKEASEKARRCSDLDKQVDVMQQQIVTLSSRMAAATRCQEIAVRTQSGDDANTSLNTSTSEEDLRSTDQLLELVRFLRREKEIAISRSEVQEAETQRLKTQLEQAERNLSEAQANLHQERERSATSALTSEKHTEMLRRLETLNALTDSNRLLRDERGGLVSRVEELTVKVSALEAELEPLRANNNESASRLEELSAENATLRKQVVAWRTRTNALQERAGRATADEIKKLQSDKELAQKQLEQIQKQVEQMKEAQAKTANQLTETQRVNTQLVTAQQKLQEEARLAKEESQKAQSEMTTALAKRDEETAKAADQANQLRRIARKYKTQYEELKVTHDKLVSDKEASASTTAESATAAPVQEEATSAATTEAATAAATAAGLATRIQELEEQIVQMTTELEQIKQENQAMRLKDEKATNVLKTTRQKLASLPNLIKEKETLVAQLEEARGKIESLEQSSEELNVRSAALRSQLEGRLSRLERENSELLASKQALETELESLKQRIPVLQRQVEAYQKQLVLVQQRQQKQQVQQTTQQVPNKPPTTEKTVSENPPTANIKPMASGTAVTPQRPPVSSSPGQVTSGPSQVHRTTPTASIRPMAMTTRTLAVQPTSVAVSPMAPPPIAIAPPTPVVQSTPTVSQEEPVAGPSFIPGGDEGPASSGEDRSKKRARATEESPSNDDTSVKRTRLSEQTEEEVEVIDLQDEPAEESAEDYATRAGEMELVIEYEEQPQEDHEVEEEEVEEGLIESEEEEMVETVDPEEEEQEEECDEIVVEEQREDVEEQTQPEQDSEAVLTIVEEETVSVTVQEPVEEAVVQQQVPAEDVESEAFVPVNTNEAASSDVSQATIRPPPREDRLPSFGRNTLAFEDVGDDGIVPSTPVLLRPRTNDGFAEAVSSPQVNTRFVFGTVPELSISAGTSHINAPSHLESQGMEDTRMDLSQLEENSGRSVPSTPLQASPHDELPALNQGEDTSVVPSGNAEEQGDFEGGPDLESDAAAEIDLLGEDDQDTAENEQSTSQVEQDPVPLTTTEDDSLSEAPEVSTIQSAEGSSQSTTTQASPSPSVSSPSARGVMTRRPSMAGFPRGRGMSREDSRLSAAQNTNRPVPITWTPNPAQPAYTPNPARVFRRVPTVVTSPAPSAPAVITEPSVVATASPVPPLMRGRGATRGRTRSRAPRRM
- the LOC116925532 gene encoding nucleoprotein TPR isoform X1, with the protein product MPTFEDLRRKTLVYKFYSRSRQAQTSCPQFLVILTFSPARSYPMATVSLLSVVLSDDEFKNLNDTIKFKLEEVLKKHENDFSQLNIKLAKLQTQSEQQCFELDSQLQQLQDQGKKEEILIQELTDAKAKVDADLISSQEQLKLVSSKLALLEASHQEWSKEKESLLEEKENLNSLLSRRNDDLDRLTGELKSLTDQLVHANKEKSEALIKTEELNSQQLALEYKEKRLNQERELIVRQQRLLQDELESRTKEVMMIRREKTSKVLELQSDVSEKIEELRIAQKSIGELTATIEGHERHIKELNDKVKELGETEMKMSENHRNELRSQMRLCELYKASSEDAQAKADELTKTTEELQRLLRDASARFGNLETESKAQIDHLKDQLEKSSESNIELKKELECANNLLDPSKSRLMTAENIEAMSPSAAAASRLLKSGMTLTQIYSQYVSVSEQMLFKEEENKKLNSYIDQILQELEDRAPTIARQREDHEKSIEMVANLTRQLDLAVQEAETEKENALEARRMLGQAQRNSQRFEKQVADLSKQVCLLIRETEELRGNRLREEPVDDDQVSSSEGSAAAVISRHLVTFRDVEELQQKNQMLLTALREVTEKQDAAEQGEIDTKTAKIQQALENALSEVDHLRDTRRRHEELMESVIQQRDMYRILLQEAGLGDSRSPAKFRNVVTSTPAPIRQESTRSGDIEVQLNESKLRLEEQEMKLQNVIKEKKERETALGSQIQALQDQLAELRDQNVRLSTHKEYADAKEKLLQGNFDSCKKQLNALEDKNKIYACTVAKHEQSIAILRDEAMNAQQRLARAEVNISMLQEEKQLLKDAEQSLLVERNALLSERRSQSLLHANLESIKLNLERGESETHMRLQNTVKSLEEQIELLRKKLDLEEQRYRETVKSFEDKILADQVLLKAAEGRAANAEAQLVVARERLTAAESRAGLTSPTRKGQVTRLLSTAPTSGDVATDSDLVGDLRAQLAEARMETSKYQEQLELVRQQSEQYRSIADSMEEQLNKSNIAGLAFKQETEQHLAKLNEERSELARNLQETLDKLKTLEEGAAQLGRATAHQSEEVSNRIIQLEANLASLTDQVRLAEESEAKARQEALDQVKHAKEAQEKYERELMQHAADVEQLNAIREQVEQSRSQLSLLQQTSARLEAELASGRTSWQAQKEMLEKEASEKARRCSDLDKQVDVMQQQIVTLSSRMAAATRCQEIAVRTQSGDDANTSLNTSTSEEDLRSTDQLLELVRFLRREKEIAISRSEVQEAETQRLKTQLEQAERNLSEAQANLHQERERSATSALTSEKHTEMLRRLETLNALTDSNRLLRDERGGLVSRVEELTVKVSALEAELEPLRANNNESASRLEELSAENATLRKQVVAWRTRTNALQERAGRATADEIKKLQSDKELAQKQLEQIQKQVEQMKEAQAKTANQLTETQRVNTQLVTAQQKLQEEARLAKEESQKAQSEMTTALAKRDEETAKAADQANQLRRIARKYKTQYEELKVTHDKLVSDKEASASTTAESATAAPVQEEATSAATTEAATAAATAAGLATRIQELEEQIVQMTTELEQIKQENQAMRLKDEKATNVLKTTRQKLASLPNLIKEKETLVAQLEEARGKIESLEQSSEELNVRSAALRSQLEGRLSRLERENSELLASKQALETELESLKQRIPVLQRQVEAYQKQLVLVQQRQQKQQVQQTTQQVPNKPPTTEKTVSENPPTANIKPMASGTAVTPQRPPVSSSPGQVTSGPSQVHRTTPTASIRPMAMTTRTLAVQPTSVAVSPMAPPPIAIAPPTPVVQSTPTVSQEEPVAGPSFIPGGDEGPASSGEDRSKKRARATEESPSNDDTSVKRTRLSEQTEEEVEVIDLQDEPAEESAEDYATRAGEMELVIEYEEQPQEDHEVEEEEVEEGLIESEEEEMVETVDPEEEEQEEECDEIVVEEQREDVEEQTQPEQDSEAVLTIVEEETVSVTVQEPVEEAVVQQQVPAEDVESEAFVPVNTNEAASSDVSQATIRPPPREDRLPSFGRNTLAFEDVGDDGIVPSTPVLLRPRTNDGFAEAVSSPQVNTRFVFGTVPELSISAGTSHINAPSHLESQGMEDTRMDLSQLEENSGRSVPSTPLQASPHDELPALNQGEDTSVVPSGNAEEQGDFEGGPDLESDAAAEIDLLGEDDQDTAENEQSTSQVEQDPVPLTTTEDDSLSEAPEVSTIQSAEGSSQSTTTQASPSPSVSSPSARGVMTRRPSMAGFPRGRGMSREDSRLSAAQNTNRPVPITWTPNPAQPAYTPNPARVFRRVPTVVTSPAPSAPAVITEPSVVATASPVPPLMRGRGATRGRTRSRAPRRM